From Verrucomicrobiia bacterium, a single genomic window includes:
- a CDS encoding ATP-binding protein, producing the protein MIGVKGFDIIFPREYLRAALLVSLLSVWVLVGLFYYLNRYTKRYYFNIWTAAWLFYALWLTIGINVPSPAQGFFVVMIRDWCISLSAAFLLWGSLSFMEYKTPQSLFGCFIAFLLAWGYAGRLIAHDPFYVQCPTFVLTGLASMFAGFSFYRFRQHRPFVAVGMLFLGFFLWGIYLMTYPISQKFDTLINAGFLFSAVLQLFIAVSMIVLVLEEARHINKKVLEQIQSIDSEKRELQIKVLSAEEKCRSLFQQASLREELQNAYDELRQTQQSVMQQERLRALGQMASGIAHDINNALSPILAFSEMLLKKEPTLTDNSRRNLENIRTSAEDIAEIVCRMGEFYRRREHKDPLRLVSLEKLVQQVIDLTSPCWRDIPQSRGTVVQVRTRFEDPLPELYCNESELREAFTNLVLNSVDAMPQGGLITLGARPVNLATTPGQSQNPTHIVLEVTDNGTGMDETTRQRCLEPFFSTKRQRGGSGLGLAMVYGTVERHEGKIEVQSELNKGTTVRLVLPLRQPPKPKEPVLSSASRPGSSLRVLCIDDEPLLRELLKEVLEFYHHEVEAADGGELGLDIFKKAKTAGKPFDVVITDLGMPGLNGREVAERIKSESPGTGVIMLTGWGTMLEERGEDVAKVDAVLSKPPRVNELVETLAKVTGTAMPKEAYVAREPAEAACN; encoded by the coding sequence ATGATTGGCGTCAAAGGTTTCGATATTATCTTTCCGCGCGAGTACCTGCGCGCAGCGCTGCTGGTCTCACTGCTGAGCGTTTGGGTCCTGGTAGGGCTCTTTTACTACCTGAATCGCTATACCAAACGGTATTATTTCAATATCTGGACAGCCGCCTGGCTCTTTTATGCCCTGTGGCTGACCATTGGAATTAATGTGCCCAGCCCCGCGCAAGGCTTTTTTGTAGTCATGATTCGGGACTGGTGCATCTCGCTTTCTGCCGCCTTTTTGCTTTGGGGCAGCCTCTCCTTCATGGAATACAAAACGCCCCAAAGTCTGTTTGGCTGTTTTATAGCTTTTCTTCTGGCTTGGGGTTATGCCGGGCGCCTGATTGCCCACGACCCCTTCTACGTTCAATGCCCCACGTTCGTGCTGACCGGCCTGGCCAGCATGTTCGCCGGTTTTAGCTTCTATCGTTTCCGCCAACACCGCCCCTTTGTGGCCGTCGGCATGCTCTTTCTCGGGTTCTTTCTCTGGGGCATTTACTTGATGACCTACCCCATCTCGCAAAAGTTTGATACCCTTATTAACGCAGGGTTTCTCTTCTCGGCTGTGCTCCAGCTCTTCATCGCCGTGAGCATGATCGTGCTCGTGCTCGAGGAAGCGCGGCACATCAACAAAAAAGTGCTCGAACAGATTCAATCGATTGATTCTGAGAAACGCGAACTCCAGATCAAGGTGCTTTCTGCCGAAGAGAAGTGCCGCAGCCTCTTTCAGCAGGCCAGTTTGCGCGAGGAACTCCAGAACGCCTATGACGAATTGCGCCAGACCCAGCAATCGGTCATGCAGCAGGAGCGCTTGCGCGCCCTGGGCCAGATGGCCAGCGGCATTGCCCACGACATCAATAATGCCCTCTCCCCTATCCTCGCTTTCTCCGAGATGTTGCTCAAAAAAGAGCCGACCCTCACCGACAACTCCCGGCGCAACCTCGAGAACATCCGCACCTCGGCTGAGGATATCGCCGAAATCGTCTGCCGGATGGGCGAGTTCTATCGCCGCCGCGAACACAAAGACCCTCTGCGCCTGGTCTCGCTGGAAAAGCTGGTCCAGCAAGTCATCGATTTAACCAGCCCCTGTTGGAGGGACATCCCTCAAAGCCGCGGCACGGTCGTCCAGGTGCGCACCCGCTTCGAGGACCCGTTGCCGGAGCTTTATTGCAATGAATCCGAGTTGCGCGAGGCTTTTACCAACCTGGTGCTCAACTCCGTTGATGCCATGCCCCAAGGTGGATTGATCACCCTTGGCGCCCGCCCCGTCAACCTCGCCACGACTCCCGGCCAGAGCCAAAATCCAACTCACATCGTGCTGGAAGTCACCGATAACGGCACAGGCATGGACGAAACCACCCGCCAACGCTGCCTCGAACCCTTCTTTTCAACCAAACGACAGCGCGGCGGCTCCGGCTTGGGCCTGGCTATGGTCTATGGCACTGTCGAGCGCCATGAAGGTAAAATCGAAGTCCAAAGCGAGCTCAACAAGGGCACCACCGTTCGCCTGGTCCTGCCTCTGCGCCAACCGCCCAAACCGAAAGAGCCGGTTTTGTCTTCCGCGTCCCGCCCCGGCTCCTCGTTGCGGGTGCTGTGCATCGATGATGAACCATTGCTGCGTGAGTTGCTTAAAGAGGTGCTCGAGTTCTATCACCATGAGGTCGAAGCGGCCGACGGCGGCGAACTGGGTCTGGACATATTCAAAAAAGCAAAAACCGCCGGCAAGCCCTTCGATGTCGTCATCACCGACCTGGGCATGCCCGGCCTCAATGGCCGTGAGGTGGCTGAGAGGATCAAATCCGAATCGCCCGGCACCGGTGTGATCATGCTGACTGGCTGGGGGACAATGCTCGAAGAACGAGGAGAAGACGTCGCCAAGGTCGATGCTGTGCTCAGCAAACCCCCGCGTGTCAACGAACTCGTTGAGACCCTTGCCAAAGTCACCGGCACTGCTATGCCTAAGGAAGCCTATGTCGCGCGCGAACCTGCCGAAGCAGCTTGTAACTGA
- a CDS encoding methyltransferase domain-containing protein — MRLRHFETLRPVCPVCRGAGHGDFPLRIAQVCRERQGDVLEGVLHCGNTDCRREYPIIDGIPLLIGNLRQYVADNFGLISMRRDISPLIESILGDCCGPGSAFDQTRQQISSYVWEHYGDLDPGFATGEFKPGSMMESLQAGLELAATLQAGPIIDLGCSVGRSSLALAEAGSELVLGVDLNYPMLRFASEVLHEGTVRYPLRRAGLVYERREFATRFAHPEQVDFWACDATALPLPADTFALAVNLNVLDCVSSPRELLVSIGRLLKEGGKAILTCPYDWSPTATALEAWVGGHSQRGPLGGSCEAVLRALLTPGAHPGSLTTLKLVAEREKLPWRLRLHDRSTMNYEVHLVIAQRASLKL, encoded by the coding sequence GTGAGACTCCGCCATTTCGAAACACTGCGCCCAGTTTGCCCGGTCTGCCGCGGGGCCGGCCACGGCGATTTTCCGCTCCGCATTGCTCAAGTATGCCGGGAGCGACAGGGCGATGTGTTGGAGGGGGTGCTGCATTGCGGCAACACCGATTGCCGGCGGGAGTACCCGATCATTGATGGCATCCCTCTGCTGATTGGCAACTTGCGCCAGTATGTGGCGGACAACTTTGGCCTTATCTCCATGAGGCGGGATATAAGTCCGCTGATCGAGAGCATCCTAGGGGATTGTTGCGGGCCTGGCTCTGCTTTCGATCAAACCCGCCAACAGATCAGCTCGTATGTGTGGGAGCACTATGGAGACCTGGACCCGGGATTTGCTACAGGAGAATTCAAACCGGGTTCGATGATGGAGTCACTGCAAGCTGGTCTTGAGCTTGCCGCGACCTTGCAGGCGGGTCCAATCATTGATCTGGGCTGTTCAGTAGGCCGCAGTTCATTGGCTTTGGCCGAGGCGGGGTCTGAACTGGTCCTGGGCGTCGATTTAAATTATCCAATGTTGCGCTTCGCCTCGGAAGTCCTTCATGAAGGCACGGTGCGTTATCCACTGCGCCGCGCCGGTCTAGTGTACGAACGGCGGGAATTCGCCACCAGGTTTGCTCATCCGGAACAGGTGGATTTCTGGGCCTGTGATGCCACTGCGCTCCCCCTCCCAGCGGACACATTTGCCTTGGCGGTTAACCTCAATGTGCTGGACTGCGTTTCCTCTCCGCGCGAATTACTCGTTTCCATAGGGAGGCTGCTCAAGGAGGGGGGCAAGGCGATATTGACCTGTCCATACGACTGGTCACCCACGGCCACGGCGTTGGAAGCGTGGGTAGGAGGCCATTCGCAACGCGGGCCATTGGGTGGCTCCTGCGAGGCCGTTCTTCGAGCGCTCCTGACTCCCGGGGCGCATCCCGGTTCGCTCACCACTCTCAAGCTCGTGGCGGAACGTGAGAAGCTCCCGTGGCGCCTTCGACTCCACGATCGCAGCACAATGAATTACGAAGTTCACCTGGTGATTGCCCAGCGCGCGAGCCTCAAGTTGTAA
- a CDS encoding PAAR domain-containing protein, protein MPGTVILGKTMGNPAARMGDLVLQQAPHCHAPIHPPAPVPTPVPHPALPLAIIKGEPTVLIGGAPAARMTDMTAPCLLPGCVPGGPGMIMQASATVLVGGLPAARVGDMTMHSACVAPIPSPTGMILPPGCPTVLIGG, encoded by the coding sequence ATGCCCGGAACGGTTATCCTTGGTAAAACTATGGGCAACCCCGCTGCGCGCATGGGCGATTTAGTGCTTCAACAGGCCCCTCATTGTCATGCGCCTATTCATCCTCCAGCGCCCGTCCCCACACCCGTGCCGCACCCGGCCCTGCCGTTGGCCATCATTAAAGGAGAGCCGACCGTTCTCATTGGCGGTGCGCCTGCGGCCCGTATGACCGATATGACGGCGCCTTGTTTGCTTCCCGGTTGTGTCCCAGGCGGCCCCGGGATGATTATGCAGGCTTCTGCCACTGTCTTGGTCGGTGGATTGCCGGCTGCGCGGGTGGGCGACATGACCATGCACTCGGCCTGCGTCGCTCCAATTCCCAGCCCGACGGGCATGATTCTGCCTCCCGGCTGCCCAACGGTGCTCATTGGGGGTTGA
- the hisH gene encoding imidazole glycerol phosphate synthase subunit HisH, which yields MIALLDYGSGNLRSVHKALLKVGAEVRIARHPHEMDGAGAAVLPGVGAFDDCMLALKRQELLDATREFIKSGRPFLGICVGYQALFEHSEEFNSCAAGLAVFKGKVVRFEQSNGLKVPQIGWNQIEIINKACPLFNGVPDGSYFYFVHSFFPQPVDDSIVATRTDYGQTFASAVWRDNIFATQFHPEKSQNAGLQLLRNFVEIKNGISSSADTRSR from the coding sequence GTGATCGCATTACTGGATTATGGTTCCGGCAACCTGCGCAGCGTGCACAAGGCGCTGCTAAAGGTTGGCGCAGAGGTTCGCATTGCGCGACACCCACACGAAATGGACGGCGCCGGAGCAGCCGTGTTGCCGGGTGTAGGGGCTTTTGACGATTGCATGCTTGCCTTGAAACGGCAGGAGTTGCTCGACGCAACACGGGAATTTATCAAGTCGGGCCGTCCTTTTCTTGGCATCTGCGTCGGTTACCAGGCCCTGTTTGAGCATAGCGAGGAGTTCAACAGTTGCGCTGCCGGCTTGGCAGTTTTTAAAGGGAAGGTCGTTCGATTTGAGCAGTCAAATGGGCTGAAGGTCCCTCAGATTGGGTGGAATCAGATCGAAATTATAAACAAAGCATGCCCTCTTTTCAACGGTGTTCCTGATGGCAGCTATTTCTATTTTGTCCACAGCTTCTTTCCTCAGCCCGTTGATGACTCGATTGTCGCGACCCGTACGGATTATGGTCAAACCTTCGCATCAGCGGTTTGGCGGGATAACATCTTTGCCACCCAATTTCATCCCGAGAAAAGCCAGAATGCGGGGCTGCAATTGCTAAGGAATTTTGTCGAAATAAAGAACGGAATCTCAAGCTCGGCTGACACCCGTTCCCGATGA
- a CDS encoding superoxide dismutase, whose product MAYELPPLPYPKEALEPHIDAQTMEIHHDKHHGAYVANVNKAIAGKADLERKSVEELISNLDAVPADVRGVVRNNGGGHANHSMFWKLLAPRAGGAPAGKLADDIKGAFGSFDAFKERFEAAAMGRFGSGWAWLVVNQGKLEIVSTANQDNPLMGRGVSGAEGKPVFGCDVWEHAYYLKYQNRRAEYLKAFWNVVNWPEVAKNYEAAKK is encoded by the coding sequence ATGGCATACGAATTACCACCGCTACCCTATCCGAAAGAGGCGCTCGAACCGCATATTGATGCGCAGACCATGGAGATTCATCACGACAAACACCACGGCGCGTATGTGGCAAATGTTAATAAGGCCATTGCGGGCAAAGCCGATTTGGAACGAAAATCTGTGGAAGAGCTGATCAGCAACCTGGATGCGGTGCCTGCGGATGTGCGCGGCGTGGTGCGCAATAACGGGGGCGGCCATGCCAACCACTCGATGTTTTGGAAACTGCTTGCGCCCCGGGCGGGCGGCGCCCCGGCCGGCAAGCTGGCCGATGATATCAAAGGCGCCTTTGGGAGTTTCGACGCGTTCAAGGAAAGGTTCGAGGCTGCGGCGATGGGGCGTTTCGGCAGCGGTTGGGCCTGGCTGGTTGTCAACCAGGGCAAGCTCGAGATCGTTTCTACCGCCAACCAGGACAATCCTCTAATGGGCCGCGGCGTAAGCGGCGCTGAGGGCAAACCGGTCTTCGGCTGCGATGTCTGGGAACACGCTTATTACCTGAAGTATCAGAACCGCCGCGCGGAATATCTCAAGGCATTCTGGAACGTGGTGAACTGGCCTGAGGTGGCAAAGAACTACGAAGCAGCGAAGAAGTAG
- a CDS encoding methylated-DNA--[protein]-cysteine S-methyltransferase: MNSMANSPTVPLSQAALDYARIERAILFLQERYLQQPALATVARAVHMSEYHFQRVFSRWAGISPKRFLQFLTIEHAKQQLLNSKPVLEAALDSGLSSPSRLHDLFLNIEAVTPGEYKTRGGGIQIHYGFAATPFGRCLLGRTGRGICWLSFFGNGGEETALDGLKDLWRNAELIEGGAQTLSLVNRIFSNIGHGNKKPLSLLLMGSNFQIKVWQALLRIPMGALVSYEALGHFIGAPRASRAIGSAVGANPIAYLIPCHRVIRKQGLWGGYRWGQPRKQAILAWEAARGMSNEGIKEEG, translated from the coding sequence ATGAACTCAATGGCAAATAGCCCCACTGTCCCCCTCAGCCAGGCCGCCTTGGATTACGCTCGCATCGAACGCGCCATCCTCTTCCTGCAAGAGCGCTACCTCCAACAACCGGCCCTGGCCACCGTGGCTCGCGCCGTTCACATGAGTGAATATCATTTCCAGCGAGTCTTCAGTCGCTGGGCCGGCATCAGCCCAAAACGCTTTCTTCAATTCCTAACCATTGAACATGCCAAACAGCAACTGCTGAATTCCAAACCCGTGCTCGAGGCAGCTCTGGATTCGGGCCTGTCGAGCCCAAGCCGGTTGCATGACCTTTTTCTAAATATCGAAGCGGTCACCCCGGGAGAGTACAAAACCCGTGGAGGAGGAATCCAAATTCATTATGGATTTGCGGCAACACCTTTTGGCCGCTGTTTGCTGGGGCGGACTGGACGCGGCATTTGCTGGCTGAGTTTCTTCGGCAATGGCGGCGAGGAGACCGCCTTGGACGGCCTAAAGGACCTCTGGCGCAACGCCGAGTTGATTGAAGGCGGTGCGCAAACCCTTTCACTTGTGAACCGGATTTTTTCGAATATCGGCCATGGAAATAAAAAGCCCCTGAGCCTGTTGCTAATGGGCAGTAATTTTCAAATCAAAGTCTGGCAAGCGCTACTGCGAATTCCTATGGGTGCCCTTGTCAGCTATGAGGCTTTGGGACATTTTATCGGCGCCCCCCGCGCCTCGCGGGCTATCGGTTCGGCCGTGGGCGCGAATCCCATTGCCTATCTCATCCCCTGCCATCGGGTTATCCGCAAGCAAGGCCTTTGGGGCGGTTATCGTTGGGGACAGCCCCGCAAGCAGGCCATCCTCGCCTGGGAAGCAGCAAGGGGAATGAGTAACGAGGGGATCAAGGAAGAAGGATGA
- the rpoC gene encoding DNA-directed RNA polymerase subunit beta': MISTKESARELLGLDKVNQVEYVAIAVASPDAIRSWSKGEVKNPETINYRTFKPEKGGLFCERIFGPVKDWECSCGKYKRIKHRGVVCDRCGVEVTLARVRRERMGHIELAVPVCHIWFFKCMPSRIGLVLDVTARNLERVIYYEDYMVVDAGSTPLKQHQLLSEHEYREARETYGPEGFVAKMGAEAVRDALSRVDLGKQIEHLQQAMTETKSKQIRKKLAKRIKLLQGLQSSKSRPEWMILTVLPVIPPDLRPLVPLEGGRFATSDLNDLYRRVINRNNRLKNLLQLKTPEVIIRNEKRMLQEAVDALFDNGRHGRAVTGAGNRALKSLSDMLKGKSGRFRQNLLGKRVDYSGRSVIVIGPELKLHQCGLPKKMALVLFEPFIIRRLKELGYVHTVRSAKKMIERQTTEVWDILEEVTRGHPVLLNRAPTLHRLSVQAFEPQLIEGEAIRIHPLVCTAYNADFDGDQMAVHVPLSVEAQLEARLLMMAPNNIFSPSSGKPIITPTQDITLGCYYLTADPRTPPATNPNLLRLFGSKTEAIFAYSDGATTTHERVRLANPDFGKKTEYGDATKKVIETTVGRILFSEIWPPEMGFPNKPVKKSELGDLIWKCYKICGHEKTVIMLDKLKELGFREATRAGVSIGIDDMIIPKEKEQEIEAAQKQIREVEKQYRKGVITPGERYNKIIDIWTHCTDQIANVMLRTLETNQGKREYNPVSLMVDSGARGNRQQVRQLAGVRGLMAKPSGDIIEKPILSNFREGLTVLEYFISTHGARKGLADTALKTADSGYMTRKLVDVAQDVIIREDDCGTTNGIWVQAIFEGEDEVVRLSERLIGRHSCDDVFNPQNPKELLVRANDEIDEIKARQIETSGVERVKIRSVLTCESKHGVCVNCYGRNLATGARVKLGEATGIIAAQSIGEPGTQLTMRTFHIGGTASQVFKQPQIKAKYDGTVRYNELRLVELEDGNNIVLNKNGSVSILADDGRELEQHNVVIGSVIAVKDGSKVKKGETFVQWDPYNVPILSEKAGRVKFADIIEGVTMKQELDEQTQQEAMVVIEHKEDLHPQIIILDNQDEPLANYPIPSGAHIVVAEGDRIVAGTLMAKTPRKTSKTKDITGGLPRVAELFEARRPKDAAEISKIDGIVDFGPSVRGKRCILIKDQQTQVEEEHLIPIGKHVIVFKGDYVKKGQQLTEGPIDPHEILDICGPQELQEHLVNEVQEVYRLQGVTINDKHIEIIVRQMLRKVRITEPGDTTFLWGEQVDKLEFEEENQRVEKMGGKPAEAQPVLLGITKASLETESFLSAASFQDTTRVLTEAATRARVDYLRGFKENVIMGHIIPAGTGFDYHRKVRLKPLVEIQEEPEPEEALAPPALAAAENPLVG; the protein is encoded by the coding sequence ATGATTAGCACTAAAGAAAGCGCCCGGGAATTACTCGGGCTGGACAAGGTCAACCAAGTGGAGTACGTCGCGATCGCTGTCGCGTCGCCCGATGCCATCCGGTCCTGGTCCAAAGGGGAGGTCAAGAACCCCGAAACCATCAATTACCGCACCTTTAAGCCTGAAAAAGGCGGTTTGTTTTGCGAACGCATTTTCGGCCCGGTGAAGGACTGGGAATGCTCGTGCGGGAAGTACAAGCGCATCAAGCATCGTGGGGTAGTCTGTGATCGCTGTGGCGTTGAGGTCACCCTGGCCCGCGTCCGCCGCGAGCGCATGGGCCATATCGAGCTGGCGGTTCCGGTTTGCCATATCTGGTTCTTCAAGTGCATGCCATCCCGCATCGGCTTGGTCCTCGATGTGACCGCTCGCAATCTCGAACGCGTCATTTATTACGAGGATTACATGGTCGTGGACGCCGGTTCGACCCCGCTCAAGCAACACCAGTTGCTCAGCGAACATGAATACCGGGAGGCCCGGGAGACCTATGGTCCGGAGGGCTTTGTGGCTAAGATGGGCGCCGAAGCCGTCCGCGATGCCTTATCCAGGGTGGACTTGGGCAAGCAGATCGAGCACTTGCAGCAGGCGATGACCGAAACCAAGAGCAAGCAGATTCGCAAGAAATTGGCCAAACGCATCAAGCTCCTGCAGGGCCTCCAATCCTCCAAGAGCCGGCCGGAATGGATGATCCTGACCGTTCTGCCCGTCATCCCGCCCGACTTGCGCCCGCTCGTTCCGCTCGAAGGCGGCCGGTTCGCCACTTCAGACCTCAATGACCTGTATCGCCGGGTCATTAACCGCAACAACCGGTTGAAAAACCTTCTCCAGCTCAAGACTCCCGAGGTCATCATCCGCAATGAAAAGCGGATGTTGCAGGAAGCCGTGGATGCCTTGTTTGATAACGGCAGGCATGGCCGTGCCGTCACCGGCGCCGGCAATCGCGCTCTCAAATCGCTCAGCGATATGCTCAAGGGCAAGAGCGGCCGGTTCCGCCAAAATCTCCTGGGCAAGCGTGTCGATTACTCTGGCCGCTCCGTCATCGTCATTGGTCCGGAACTCAAGCTCCACCAGTGTGGGTTGCCCAAGAAAATGGCCTTGGTGCTCTTCGAGCCGTTCATCATCCGGCGTTTGAAGGAACTGGGTTACGTTCACACCGTCCGGTCTGCCAAGAAAATGATCGAACGGCAGACGACCGAGGTGTGGGACATCCTCGAAGAGGTCACCAGGGGGCACCCGGTGCTGCTCAATCGCGCCCCAACACTCCACCGGCTTTCGGTGCAGGCATTCGAACCCCAGCTTATCGAGGGCGAAGCCATTCGTATTCATCCGCTGGTTTGCACGGCTTACAATGCCGACTTTGATGGTGACCAGATGGCTGTGCACGTCCCGCTCTCGGTCGAAGCGCAGTTGGAGGCGCGACTGCTGATGATGGCCCCCAATAACATCTTCAGCCCATCGAGCGGCAAGCCCATTATCACGCCCACCCAGGACATCACCCTGGGCTGCTACTATCTCACCGCCGATCCGCGCACGCCCCCTGCAACCAATCCCAACCTGTTGCGGCTGTTTGGCTCCAAAACCGAGGCCATCTTCGCCTATAGCGACGGCGCTACCACCACCCATGAACGCGTCCGCCTTGCCAATCCTGATTTTGGCAAGAAGACCGAGTATGGCGATGCCACCAAGAAGGTCATCGAGACCACCGTTGGCCGCATTTTGTTCAGCGAAATCTGGCCGCCCGAGATGGGTTTCCCAAACAAACCGGTCAAGAAGAGCGAATTGGGCGATTTGATCTGGAAATGCTACAAGATTTGCGGCCACGAAAAGACCGTCATTATGCTCGATAAGCTCAAGGAACTCGGCTTCCGCGAAGCCACGCGGGCGGGTGTTTCCATCGGGATTGATGACATGATCATTCCCAAAGAGAAGGAGCAAGAAATCGAGGCCGCGCAAAAGCAAATCCGCGAGGTCGAGAAACAATATCGCAAAGGTGTCATCACCCCGGGTGAGCGGTATAACAAAATCATCGATATCTGGACCCACTGCACGGACCAGATTGCCAACGTCATGCTGCGCACCCTCGAAACCAACCAGGGCAAACGCGAATATAATCCCGTCTCGCTCATGGTTGATTCCGGCGCGCGTGGCAATCGACAGCAGGTGCGCCAACTCGCCGGCGTGCGCGGTCTGATGGCCAAACCTTCCGGAGATATCATCGAGAAACCCATTCTCTCGAACTTTCGCGAGGGCCTCACCGTCCTGGAGTATTTCATCTCGACCCACGGCGCACGAAAAGGTCTCGCCGATACGGCCCTCAAAACCGCCGACTCGGGTTACATGACCCGCAAACTCGTCGATGTCGCCCAGGACGTGATTATCCGCGAAGACGATTGCGGCACAACCAACGGCATCTGGGTCCAAGCCATCTTTGAAGGCGAGGACGAAGTGGTCCGGCTGAGTGAACGGCTGATTGGCCGGCATTCTTGCGATGACGTTTTCAATCCACAGAACCCGAAGGAATTGCTGGTACGTGCCAACGACGAGATCGATGAAATCAAGGCGCGCCAGATCGAAACTTCCGGTGTCGAGCGGGTGAAAATACGCTCGGTGCTCACTTGCGAGAGCAAACACGGCGTCTGCGTCAATTGTTATGGCCGAAATCTGGCCACGGGCGCTCGGGTGAAACTTGGGGAGGCGACGGGGATTATCGCCGCCCAATCAATCGGTGAGCCTGGAACCCAGCTCACCATGCGCACCTTCCACATCGGTGGAACGGCATCGCAGGTGTTCAAACAGCCCCAGATCAAGGCCAAGTACGACGGCACCGTCCGTTATAATGAACTGCGCCTGGTCGAGTTGGAGGACGGCAATAACATAGTGCTCAACAAAAACGGCTCCGTCTCTATTCTGGCTGACGATGGCCGGGAGTTGGAACAGCACAACGTTGTCATCGGCTCGGTTATCGCGGTGAAGGATGGGAGCAAGGTTAAGAAGGGTGAAACCTTTGTCCAGTGGGACCCATACAACGTCCCCATCCTCTCCGAAAAAGCTGGCCGGGTGAAGTTCGCCGACATCATCGAAGGGGTTACGATGAAACAGGAACTTGATGAGCAGACCCAGCAGGAAGCCATGGTCGTCATCGAGCACAAGGAAGACCTGCATCCCCAGATTATAATCCTGGATAACCAGGATGAGCCGCTGGCCAACTACCCCATTCCTTCCGGAGCCCATATTGTGGTCGCCGAGGGGGATCGGATTGTGGCCGGCACCCTCATGGCCAAGACCCCGCGCAAGACTTCCAAGACCAAGGACATCACCGGCGGTCTGCCCCGTGTGGCCGAGTTGTTCGAGGCGCGCCGGCCCAAGGACGCCGCTGAAATCTCGAAGATCGACGGTATCGTCGATTTCGGACCAAGCGTACGGGGCAAGCGCTGCATCCTGATCAAGGACCAGCAAACCCAGGTCGAAGAGGAGCATCTCATCCCCATCGGCAAGCACGTCATCGTGTTCAAGGGCGACTATGTCAAAAAAGGACAGCAGTTGACCGAAGGCCCGATTGACCCGCATGAAATCCTCGATATTTGCGGCCCGCAGGAGTTGCAGGAACACCTCGTCAACGAGGTGCAGGAGGTCTATCGCCTGCAGGGTGTGACCATCAATGACAAACACATTGAAATTATCGTCCGGCAAATGCTCCGAAAGGTTCGCATCACTGAGCCCGGGGACACCACCTTCCTCTGGGGCGAACAGGTCGATAAGCTCGAGTTCGAAGAAGAGAACCAGAGGGTGGAGAAAATGGGCGGCAAGCCTGCCGAGGCGCAGCCGGTGCTGCTTGGCATTACCAAGGCCTCGCTTGAAACCGAGAGCTTCCTGAGTGCCGCATCCTTCCAGGATACCACGCGCGTTCTAACCGAGGCCGCAACTCGCGCCCGAGTCGATTACCTGCGCGGGTTCAAAGAAAACGTCATCATGGGCCACATCATCCCGGCGGGAACAGGATTCGATTATCACCGCAAGGTACGCCTCAAACCCCTCGTCGAGATACAGGAAGAACCCGAGCCGGAGGAAGCCCTCGCGCCACCTGCTTTAGCCGCTGCGGAGAATCCACTTGTCGGGTAA